From Sparus aurata chromosome 9, fSpaAur1.1, whole genome shotgun sequence, a single genomic window includes:
- the jam2b gene encoding junctional adhesion molecule 2b yields MNTLKMLALPLLITLLHCPVCLSVTVSSSKPKVEVHEHTDAVLSCEFKTEKDQNPRIEWKKKGKAVTFVYFNNKFTGPYAERAKIEGATLTIHSVTQKDSGEYRCEVTAGEDHVNLGEASVTLNVLVPPHVPSCEVPSSVFVGSGLELHCKDKLSVPPAIYRWYKDNRALTATADTPYSVDTSKGTLKFKSVSKTDTGMYRCESSNSVGAPKSCVAQQLKVIDYPLNMTVLIAGAAAFLTLVIFCCICACCCRRRGCCKDEKKTKSGKSFNPPPPPPPIRNFKHYKQTHSFMI; encoded by the exons ATGAACACCTTGAAGATGTTGGCGTTGCCTCTTCTCATCACTTTATTGCACT gtcctgtgtgtctgtcagtgacagtcagcagcagtaaACCCAAAGTGGAGGTCCACgaacacacag ACGCTGTGCTCTCCTGTGAGTTCAAGACGGAGAAAGATCAGAACCCTAGGATCGAGtggaagaagaaaggaaaggcaGTCACGTTTGTGTACTTCAACAACAAATTTACAG GGCCGTATGCAGAACGGGCAAAGATCGAGGGAGCGACGCTGACGATACACTCTGTTACACAGAAAGACTCGGGGGAATACCGCTGTGAGGTGACAGCCGGCGAAGACCACGTCAACCTCGGAGAGGCGTCCGTGACCCTCAATGTGCTTG TGCCTCCACATGTCCCGTCCTGCGAGGTGCCGAGCTCTGTGTTCGTGGGCTCGGGCCTGGAGCTCCACTGTAAGGACAAACTCAGCGTGCCTCCTGCCATCTACCGCTGGTACAAAGACAACAGGGCTCTGACGGCCACAGCGGACACTCCGTACAGCGTCGACACGAGCAAGGGCACGCTG AAGTTTAAGAGCGTGTCCAAAACGGACACAGGGATGTACCGCTGTGAGTCCTCCAACAGCGTCGGGGCCCCCAAGAGCTGCGTGGCCCAACAACTGAAAGTTATTGACT ATCCTTTGAACATGACGGTTTTGATAGCAGGAGCTGCTGCTTTTCTGACGCTCGTCATCTTCTGCTGCATCTGCGCGTGTTGCTGCCGACGCCGAGGCTGCTGCAAGG ACGAGAAGAAGACCAAAAG TGGCAAGTCCTTCAACCCTCCACCTCCGCCTCCTCCCATCCGCAAC TTCAAGCACTACAAACAAACCCACTCCTTCATGATCTGA